A region of the Leptospiraceae bacterium genome:
AATACACCTGTGTCTTTTAAGGGAACAGGAACTCTTTTGTAAATCCAACTTTGCTTGGACTTGGGGACAGAAAAGCTCAAAACTAATTTATGATCTTTTAAGATTGCGGGATGAGCTAGATTTTCTTCGGATACTCGCGGATAATCCATCTTTAGCCCTTTAGAAACGGAAGAGCGAGTCTTCGTGTTTAATTCTTTTCGTCCAATTTGTCTTAAATCGTTTTTGAAATATTGAAAAGTCTTCTTCAATAGTTGAAGCGGATCAGCAAAGGCTGGTTTGTCGTTTTTTTCTTTGACAAGTCGTTCTCGCACTTTTTCCTGAAGGAATTTTTCAGGGTCTGCTATTTCATATACACGTAGCGTATAACCACTATAACCCGGTCCTTCCAAATTGACATAGGGAACTTCTTCGCGGGCAAAACTTTTATCCGTGCTGAGATAAAATTCAGGAGAGGTCTCATCAGCGTAAGAATAAAAAGGAAAAGAAAACAAAATCAGAAAAGTTAAAATTTTAATTAAACGGTTACTCATGATTTACTCCAAAATAGAAAATCGATATACACCCAGAAAATGTGGGTTCTCAGGAGAAATTCTGAAAATCTTACTACTCGCTAGATAAGAAATCGGAACTCGTTTTAAAATATTTCCGTCACCCGTGTGATAGATTACAATCGGTTCACCGCCTGCCAAATCAGAAACGATCATAGAATGAAATGGAAAACGAATTTCTCCCCTATTTTCAAAGAATAACAAATCCCCCCTTTTGGCTTCTACAATATTTTTCGAAATAAAGATTGTGTTAAAGCGAAAAACTGTTTCTGCATCAGCAAAAGTTCCAAAGCTTGCAAGCTCAAGAGCCGAGCCTTTCCTTTGCTTAAAAATTTTTTCGCCAAGAAAGGGAACGTTTGGGTAAGAATAAGAACCAATATCGGGTAAATTTTTATCGAGAGAAATTCCGCTCTGGATAAACCAGTCAGCATCATGTTTTTTTAGAGCCTCTCGGTAGCTATAGCGTATTAGCCCCGCACAGTCTCGCTCGGTCGGGTTCCAATAACTATTTGGTTTTACAAATTGGGACTCGGCAATTCGCACGAACCAATTTCGAAATCGCTCTGCATCTTCCCGCGAAAGTTCAACGCTATCTGGAAAACCATCCTCATCCGAATCAGAAACAGAAGAATAAAAATCTAATTCCAAACGCAAACCTTTCTCTGATTGAAATACAACTTTGCCGGCTTTCTTTGTGCTCTTGAAATAAACTTTTA
Encoded here:
- a CDS encoding DUF1175 family protein, whose translation is MINLIHKNILRIITITFIFTILYCQTDTLTSSLTSFPSDGISGGVVILDKFFWSEDKIIIPNSDSIEIISVEETSNQIKVYFKSTKKAGKVVFQSEKGLRLELDFYSSVSDSDEDGFPDSVELSREDAERFRNWFVRIAESQFVKPNSYWNPTERDCAGLIRYSYREALKKHDADWFIQSGISLDKNLPDIGSYSYPNVPFLGEKIFKQRKGSALELASFGTFADAETVFRFNTIFISKNIVEAKRGDLLFFENRGEIRFPFHSMIVSDLAGGEPIVIYHTGDGNILKRVPISYLASSKIFRISPENPHFLGVYRFSILE